Proteins encoded by one window of uncultured Bacteroides sp.:
- a CDS encoding DUF2867 domain-containing protein → MEKANIAEQSFIYGFSLNADYSECYQMATNKKSVTLESCLSSFSLRPKWVDFLFKLRNILVKPFNLDTSTDEVTNNNPGKGEKLGFFDVLERSETEILLNANDKHLEGWFSLQYETDKDKHTVKIVTVVMFHNLMGKIYFYTIKPFHYLIIRDALIRMCKY, encoded by the coding sequence ATGGAAAAAGCAAATATTGCAGAACAATCATTTATTTATGGATTTTCTTTGAATGCAGATTATTCAGAGTGTTATCAAATGGCTACAAACAAAAAATCAGTAACATTGGAATCATGTTTATCATCATTTTCGTTACGGCCAAAGTGGGTTGATTTTCTTTTTAAGTTACGCAATATATTAGTAAAACCTTTCAATTTGGATACTTCTACAGATGAAGTTACTAACAACAACCCAGGGAAAGGTGAGAAGCTTGGTTTCTTCGATGTCCTTGAAAGAAGTGAAACAGAAATTCTGTTGAATGCAAATGATAAACATCTTGAAGGCTGGTTTTCCCTGCAATATGAAACAGATAAAGATAAGCACACAGTAAAGATAGTAACTGTTGTTATGTTTCACAATCTGATGGGGAAGATTTATTTCTACACAATCAAGCCCTTTCATTATCTGATTATCAGAGATGCATTAATCAGAATGTGTAAATACTAA
- a CDS encoding glycoside hydrolase family 28 protein — protein MRKVFGMISLLLLTLYANANPIDKAWEECAKIEKQIKRTSFPQRTFVITDFGAKAGNETEPCHDAINLAIVTCNQAGGGTVVIPKGVFYTGPITLKSNVNLHFEDGATLKFSTNQKLYFPAVLTRWEGIDCWNAHPMIYAYGETNIAITGKGTIDAQGANENWWRMSGAKQFGWKEGIVAQKNGGRERLLMYGETGMPVYKRIMTPEDGMRPQLINFYSCNTILIEDVNLRNSPFWVIHPLFCESMIVRGVNILSHGPNNDGCDPESSKNVLIENCIFNTGDDCIAIKSGRNGDGRKWNVPSENIIVRGCTMKDGHGGVVVGSEISGGYKNLFVENCKMDSPNLDRVIRIKSSTCRGGLIENVFVRNITVGQCREAVLHINLQYESREKCNRGFDPTVRNVYLQNVTCEKSKFGVSVVGLEDNDHVYNINVEDCHFNNVADGNSVTGAKDINYKGLYINGTEVKK, from the coding sequence ATGAGAAAAGTATTCGGAATGATTTCCTTGCTTTTGCTTACTCTGTATGCCAATGCTAATCCAATAGACAAAGCCTGGGAAGAGTGTGCAAAGATTGAAAAACAAATAAAAAGAACATCATTTCCCCAACGTACATTCGTAATTACTGATTTTGGTGCAAAAGCCGGAAATGAAACAGAACCTTGCCACGATGCTATCAATCTGGCAATAGTTACCTGCAATCAGGCAGGCGGTGGAACAGTAGTGATACCAAAAGGAGTATTCTACACCGGACCAATTACATTAAAGAGTAATGTAAATCTTCATTTTGAAGATGGAGCAACACTTAAATTTTCTACAAATCAGAAACTATATTTTCCTGCAGTTCTTACCCGCTGGGAAGGAATTGACTGTTGGAACGCTCATCCAATGATTTATGCCTATGGCGAAACTAACATTGCCATTACTGGTAAAGGTACTATTGATGCTCAGGGAGCCAATGAAAACTGGTGGAGAATGAGTGGTGCCAAACAATTTGGATGGAAAGAAGGAATTGTTGCTCAAAAGAATGGCGGACGTGAACGTTTGCTGATGTACGGTGAAACAGGCATGCCTGTTTACAAGCGCATAATGACTCCTGAAGATGGTATGCGTCCTCAATTAATTAATTTTTATTCCTGCAATACTATCCTGATTGAAGATGTAAACTTGCGCAATTCTCCATTCTGGGTAATTCATCCTCTGTTTTGTGAAAGCATGATTGTACGTGGAGTGAACATCCTGAGCCATGGACCAAACAACGATGGTTGCGACCCTGAATCGAGTAAAAATGTATTAATTGAAAATTGCATATTCAACACCGGAGACGATTGTATTGCCATTAAATCAGGACGTAACGGCGACGGACGCAAATGGAATGTGCCAAGTGAGAACATTATTGTGCGTGGATGCACCATGAAAGACGGGCACGGAGGTGTTGTTGTAGGTAGCGAAATCTCTGGAGGATACAAAAACCTGTTTGTTGAAAACTGTAAAATGGACAGTCCAAATCTGGATCGTGTAATCCGAATTAAATCAAGTACTTGCCGTGGAGGTTTGATAGAAAATGTATTTGTTAGGAATATTACTGTTGGCCAATGTCGTGAAGCAGTGCTTCATATCAACCTTCAATACGAAAGCCGTGAGAAATGTAACCGTGGATTTGATCCTACAGTACGTAATGTATATCTTCAGAATGTAACCTGCGAAAAAAGTAAGTTTGGTGTTAGTGTTGTTGGATTAGAGGATAACGACCATGTATATAATATAAATGTGGAAGATTGTCACTTTAACAATGTAGCCGATGGAAATTCAGTAACCGGAGCAAAAGATATTAACTATAAAGGATTGTATATAAACGGAACTGAAGTCAAAAAATAA
- a CDS encoding tetratricopeptide repeat protein, translated as MEELNAIKGLIEKGEVETAIYTLDQFIESNPTCDEAYYLRGNAYRKQGNWQVAINNYLSAIELNPKSPALQAKKMMMDILNFYNKDMYNQ; from the coding sequence ATGGAAGAACTTAACGCTATAAAAGGACTCATAGAAAAAGGTGAAGTGGAAACTGCTATTTACACATTGGATCAATTTATTGAAAGCAATCCAACGTGTGATGAGGCATATTATCTTCGCGGAAATGCTTACCGTAAACAAGGAAACTGGCAAGTGGCAATAAACAATTACCTCTCTGCTATAGAACTTAACCCCAAAAGCCCCGCCCTTCAAGCAAAAAAAATGATGATGGACATCCTGAATTTCTACAATAAGGATATGTACAACCAATAA